One region of Mycolicibacterium rhodesiae NBB3 genomic DNA includes:
- a CDS encoding alpha/beta hydrolase, whose translation MTDTGVAAAAPTRTAWWVRRYTFTGTAFGLVFLWLSMTPSLLPRGPLFQGLISGTAGAIGYGIGVLAVWLVRYVRSADEDPPVPRRAWTALVVIGVIGQIAMIVWFHAWQVQLRNLMGAAALPFWAYPLAALLSIIVWFVLVEAGRAIGALARLLIGKLNHFVPRRISTAITVVVLAVLGIALINGVAVRVAMDTINSSFAAINDEDHPDFAAPENKFRSGGPESLAGWETLGRQGRIFVAAGPTVEELTAFNGKPATEPIRAYAGKYSAAGIQATAELAARELARAGGLDRQLVAVATTTGTGWINMAQADALEYLYNGDTAIVSMQYSFLPSALSFLVDQENARQAGQALFEAVDALIQARPESKRPKLVVFGESLGSFGGEAAFLALSNLVARTDGALFTGPTFNNTVWNNITRNRDAGSPEWLPIYRDGAHVRFVDNAAALDRPDEPWSKPRVVYLQYASDPITWFSPDLLFSEPDWLREPRGPDVLPSTRWIPVVTFLQVSADMAVSTDVPDGHGHVFIGAVADAWVAILSPPGWTPEKTAKLRPLLRAAA comes from the coding sequence GTGACCGACACCGGCGTCGCCGCGGCCGCACCGACGCGGACTGCATGGTGGGTGCGCCGGTACACATTCACCGGTACTGCGTTCGGCCTGGTGTTCCTGTGGTTGTCGATGACGCCGTCGCTGCTACCGCGGGGTCCGCTGTTCCAAGGGTTGATCAGCGGTACGGCGGGTGCGATCGGCTACGGCATCGGCGTGTTGGCCGTGTGGCTCGTGCGGTACGTGCGGTCGGCGGATGAGGATCCACCGGTGCCGCGGCGAGCGTGGACTGCGCTGGTGGTGATCGGGGTCATCGGCCAGATCGCGATGATTGTCTGGTTCCATGCCTGGCAGGTCCAGCTGCGAAACCTGATGGGTGCGGCGGCGTTGCCGTTCTGGGCGTATCCGCTGGCGGCGCTGCTGTCGATCATCGTATGGTTCGTGCTCGTCGAGGCCGGCAGGGCGATCGGCGCCCTGGCTCGGCTCCTCATCGGCAAGCTCAATCATTTTGTGCCCCGGCGGATTTCAACGGCCATCACGGTCGTCGTCCTGGCGGTATTGGGGATCGCGCTGATCAACGGCGTAGCGGTGCGGGTCGCTATGGATACGATCAACAGCTCATTCGCCGCCATCAACGACGAGGACCACCCGGATTTCGCGGCCCCGGAGAACAAGTTTCGTTCCGGTGGCCCCGAATCGCTGGCCGGTTGGGAGACCTTGGGACGCCAAGGACGGATCTTCGTCGCCGCTGGACCTACGGTCGAGGAACTGACGGCATTCAACGGTAAGCCGGCCACTGAACCGATACGTGCCTATGCCGGAAAGTATTCCGCCGCCGGCATCCAAGCCACCGCCGAGCTGGCTGCACGGGAACTGGCGCGCGCCGGCGGGCTCGATCGCCAGCTGGTGGCGGTGGCGACGACCACGGGAACCGGCTGGATCAACATGGCCCAGGCGGACGCGCTGGAGTACCTGTACAACGGCGACACCGCGATCGTGTCCATGCAGTACTCGTTCCTTCCCAGCGCGTTGTCCTTCCTCGTCGACCAAGAGAACGCGCGCCAGGCGGGCCAGGCGCTGTTCGAGGCCGTCGATGCGTTGATCCAGGCCCGCCCGGAGAGCAAGCGACCCAAGCTGGTGGTATTCGGCGAGAGCCTCGGCTCTTTCGGCGGCGAGGCGGCATTTCTCGCGTTGAGCAATCTTGTCGCCCGAACCGACGGAGCGTTGTTCACCGGACCCACTTTCAACAACACCGTCTGGAACAACATCACCAGGAACCGAGATGCGGGTTCTCCTGAGTGGCTGCCGATCTACCGCGACGGTGCCCACGTTCGGTTCGTCGATAACGCCGCTGCCCTCGACCGCCCTGATGAGCCATGGTCGAAGCCACGCGTTGTCTACCTGCAGTACGCATCGGATCCGATCACGTGGTTCTCCCCGGATCTTCTGTTCTCCGAACCGGATTGGCTGCGCGAACCGCGTGGTCCCGATGTCCTGCCCAGCACACGATGGATACCGGTGGTGACCTTTCTCCAGGTGTCTGCGGATATGGCGGTGTCCACCGATGTGCCCGACGGGCACGGGCACGTGTTCATCGGTGCGGTGGCCGACGCATGGGTCGCGATCCTGTCCCCACCTGGCTGGACTCCTGAGAAAACCGCGAAGCTACGGCCATTGCTGCGCGCAGCCGCCTGA
- a CDS encoding crotonase/enoyl-CoA hydratase family protein — protein MGEKNDAYESVTVDVKDRVAQVTLVGPGKGNAMGPAFWAELPEVFGKLDADREVRAIVLTGSGRNFSYGLDLVAMGSTLSSVLADGATARPRSDFHATILRMQGAINAVADCRTPTIASVHGWCIGGGVDLISAVDIRYASADAKFSVREVKLAIVADVGSLARLPLILSDGHLRELALTGKDIDAARAEKIGLVNEVYDDAAATLAAAHETAAEIAANPPLVVNGVKDVLDQQRIARVSESLRYVAAWNAAFLPSKDLGEGLKATFEKRPPNFTGE, from the coding sequence ATGGGCGAGAAAAATGATGCATACGAATCCGTCACCGTCGACGTCAAGGACCGCGTCGCGCAGGTGACCCTGGTCGGTCCGGGCAAGGGCAACGCGATGGGCCCGGCGTTCTGGGCGGAGCTGCCCGAGGTGTTCGGCAAGCTCGACGCCGACCGCGAGGTGCGGGCCATCGTCCTGACCGGCTCCGGCAGGAACTTCAGCTACGGGCTCGACCTGGTCGCGATGGGCAGCACCCTGTCGAGCGTGCTCGCCGACGGCGCCACGGCCCGTCCTCGCTCCGACTTCCACGCCACCATCCTGCGTATGCAGGGCGCCATCAACGCCGTCGCGGACTGCCGCACGCCCACCATCGCGTCGGTGCACGGATGGTGCATCGGCGGCGGTGTCGACCTGATCTCGGCCGTCGACATCCGCTATGCCAGCGCCGACGCCAAGTTCTCGGTGCGTGAGGTCAAGCTGGCGATCGTCGCCGACGTGGGCAGCCTGGCCCGACTCCCGCTGATCCTGTCCGACGGACACCTGCGCGAGTTGGCGTTGACTGGCAAGGACATCGACGCCGCCCGCGCCGAGAAGATCGGCCTCGTCAACGAGGTGTATGACGACGCCGCAGCGACCCTGGCCGCCGCACACGAGACCGCGGCCGAAATCGCCGCGAACCCGCCGCTGGTGGTCAACGGGGTCAAGGACGTGTTGGATCAGCAGCGCATCGCCAGGGTCTCGGAGAGCCTGCGCTACGTCGCGGCGTGGAACGCGGCATTTCTGCCGTCCAAGGATCTGGGCGAGGGCCTCAAGGCGACGTTTGAGAAGCGGCCACCGAACTTCACCGGGGAATAG
- a CDS encoding TIGR03086 family metal-binding protein: MPDDLRPGPDSPPVDELECAEATFAVLGHVLHGIADDDLNKQTPCREFDVASLTDHLMNSITVLGGAAGAQFPERDRSDSVERQVVLAGRPALDAWKRRGLDGTVAFGDNEAPAKVMAGILSLEFLVHAWDYAAAVGREVNAPDSLSDYVMGLARTIITPQGRSNAGFDEPIEMPEDAGSLQKLLAYTGRRPD, encoded by the coding sequence ATGCCCGACGACCTGCGCCCCGGACCTGATTCGCCTCCGGTCGACGAACTCGAATGTGCCGAAGCCACCTTCGCCGTGCTGGGACATGTGCTGCACGGAATCGCTGACGACGACCTGAACAAGCAGACGCCGTGCCGCGAGTTCGACGTCGCGAGCCTCACCGATCACCTGATGAACTCGATCACCGTGCTCGGCGGCGCGGCCGGCGCGCAGTTCCCGGAACGGGATCGGTCGGATTCGGTGGAGCGACAGGTCGTGCTCGCCGGGCGACCGGCGCTGGATGCCTGGAAGCGGCGCGGGCTCGACGGCACCGTGGCGTTCGGCGACAACGAGGCACCCGCCAAGGTGATGGCGGGCATCCTGTCGCTCGAATTCCTGGTGCACGCTTGGGATTACGCGGCGGCGGTCGGGCGCGAGGTGAACGCACCCGATTCGCTGTCCGACTACGTCATGGGGCTGGCGCGCACCATCATCACCCCGCAGGGTCGCAGCAACGCGGGCTTCGACGAACCGATCGAGATGCCCGAGGACGCCGGGTCGCTGCAAAAGCTGCTGGCGTACACCGGCCGCAGGCCGGACTAG
- a CDS encoding DUF4334 domain-containing protein, which yields MTSTSQAPSRRRFDELASHTGLIPYAELEQFWSSLEPVDIDFMIGEWRGGELPSGHRGEGFLGDRWFGTTFRSATDVDPAVCLDEDGNKYSNTEVMNGSATLWMEEFRGELTATMVYDAMPIHDHFKKVDDNVVVAITNGKGALDGGRYFFFYLERV from the coding sequence GTGACTTCAACGTCGCAGGCACCGAGTCGCCGGAGGTTCGATGAGCTTGCCTCGCACACGGGGCTGATTCCGTACGCCGAGCTCGAACAGTTCTGGTCCTCTCTCGAGCCAGTCGACATCGATTTCATGATCGGCGAGTGGAGGGGCGGCGAGCTGCCGTCCGGCCACCGCGGAGAGGGCTTTCTGGGCGATCGCTGGTTCGGCACGACGTTCCGCTCGGCCACCGATGTCGACCCAGCCGTATGTCTCGACGAAGACGGCAACAAGTACTCGAATACAGAAGTGATGAACGGCTCAGCCACTCTGTGGATGGAAGAGTTTCGCGGCGAATTGACCGCGACCATGGTTTATGACGCCATGCCGATCCACGATCATTTCAAGAAGGTCGATGACAACGTCGTCGTCGCAATCACGAACGGAAAGGGTGCGCTCGACGGCGGCCGGTACTTCTTCTTCTACCTGGAGCGCGTCTAG
- the hisC gene encoding histidinol-phosphate transaminase: MTARLRPELADLPAYAPGKTVPGAIKIASNETVHGPLPSVRAAIAKATDSINRYPDNGYVELKGRLAKTIDDGAFSPEHISVGCGSVSLCQQLIQITSSVGDEVLYGWRSFEIYPLQVRTAGATPVQVPLTAHTFDLDAMLAAITDRTRLIFVCNPNNPTGTVVDPEKLAAFIEAVPSDILVALDEAYVEYIRDGMLPDSFGFVRSHRNVVVLRTFSKAYGLAGLRIGYAVADPDVVAALSKVYVPFTATSVSQAAAIASLDAADELLARTDTIVAERARVTETLRDAGYTVPPSQANFVWLPLPGRAQEYARAAADSRIIVRPYGEDGVRVTVAAEHENDMFLEFARSWIATA, translated from the coding sequence GTGACCGCCCGCCTGCGACCCGAACTTGCCGACCTGCCGGCATACGCACCCGGCAAGACGGTGCCCGGGGCGATCAAGATCGCGAGCAACGAGACCGTGCATGGGCCGCTGCCCAGCGTGCGGGCGGCCATCGCGAAGGCCACCGACAGCATCAATCGGTATCCCGACAACGGCTATGTGGAGCTCAAGGGGCGGTTGGCCAAGACCATAGACGACGGGGCCTTCTCGCCGGAGCACATCTCCGTGGGCTGCGGATCGGTCAGTCTGTGCCAACAGTTGATCCAGATCACCTCCTCCGTCGGGGACGAGGTCCTCTACGGCTGGCGCAGCTTCGAGATCTACCCGCTGCAGGTGCGTACCGCGGGGGCGACGCCCGTGCAGGTGCCACTGACCGCCCACACCTTCGACCTCGACGCGATGCTGGCCGCTATCACCGACCGCACCCGGCTGATCTTCGTCTGCAACCCGAACAATCCCACCGGCACCGTCGTCGACCCCGAGAAGCTGGCTGCGTTCATCGAGGCGGTGCCGTCCGACATCCTGGTCGCCCTCGACGAGGCGTACGTCGAGTACATCCGCGACGGCATGCTGCCGGACAGTTTCGGATTCGTGCGCTCCCACCGCAATGTCGTTGTGCTGCGGACGTTTTCGAAGGCATACGGGCTGGCCGGACTGCGTATCGGTTATGCCGTGGCCGATCCCGACGTCGTCGCGGCGCTGAGCAAGGTCTACGTCCCGTTCACCGCGACCAGTGTTTCGCAGGCGGCGGCCATCGCATCGCTGGACGCCGCCGACGAGCTGCTGGCCCGCACGGACACGATCGTGGCCGAACGCGCCCGGGTGACCGAGACGCTTCGGGACGCCGGGTACACCGTGCCGCCGTCGCAGGCCAACTTCGTCTGGCTGCCGCTGCCCGGCCGCGCGCAGGAGTACGCCCGCGCCGCGGCCGACAGCCGGATCATCGTGCGACCCTACGGCGAGGATGGGGTGCGGGTCACCGTCGCAGCCGAGCACGAGAACGACATGTTCCTGGAGTTCGCCCGCAGCTGGATCGCAACCGCGTGA
- a CDS encoding DoxX family protein, whose product MSLNSITRASSAILLIRLYVGTIFVVEGVLKFVRADALGPGRFAKIGLPASDLLANLDGVLEIGCGLLILVGLCTRFATLPMIADMLGAILLTKVPLLWGNAALYPKESGIWDFLHEARLEFAMLCGSLFLLIIGAGAYSVDAKVNRRTAADREQVVAA is encoded by the coding sequence ATGTCACTGAACTCGATCACTCGCGCTTCGAGCGCAATTCTGCTCATCCGCCTGTACGTCGGGACGATCTTCGTCGTCGAAGGCGTCCTCAAGTTCGTCAGGGCCGATGCCCTCGGCCCCGGCCGCTTCGCGAAGATCGGTCTGCCCGCCAGCGATCTGCTCGCCAACCTCGACGGGGTTCTCGAAATCGGCTGCGGGCTGCTCATACTGGTCGGCCTGTGCACCCGGTTCGCAACGCTGCCGATGATCGCCGACATGTTGGGCGCGATCCTGCTCACCAAGGTGCCCCTGTTGTGGGGAAACGCCGCGCTCTATCCGAAGGAGAGCGGCATCTGGGACTTCCTCCACGAGGCACGACTCGAATTCGCGATGCTGTGCGGCAGCCTTTTCCTCCTCATCATCGGAGCGGGGGCCTACTCGGTTGACGCGAAAGTGAACCGACGCACCGCTGCGGACCGTGAACAGGTTGTGGCGGCCTAG
- a CDS encoding RNA polymerase sigma factor, translating to MIPIENGVQPRSRRGLQPVTGAAYPDWDSVYRDNVTWVYRLMYRKVGNQPDAEDLTAEVFMTALRPMRISATIPEVRAYLHTTARTVLAAYWRDRMGRQITSIDEDVPESSEPEQVVGDAPETVRRLLQRLPDNYRRILELRFLQAASVREAASHMGVSVANAKVLQHRALRMAAQNSGEAAR from the coding sequence GTGATCCCCATCGAGAATGGCGTGCAACCGCGCTCGAGGAGAGGGCTGCAACCGGTGACGGGCGCTGCTTATCCGGACTGGGACTCGGTATACCGCGACAACGTCACCTGGGTGTATCGCCTGATGTACCGCAAGGTCGGCAATCAACCGGACGCCGAGGATCTGACTGCTGAAGTGTTCATGACGGCGCTGCGGCCGATGCGAATTTCGGCGACGATCCCCGAGGTGCGGGCTTACCTGCACACGACTGCGCGCACGGTGCTCGCCGCGTACTGGAGAGACCGGATGGGGCGGCAGATCACATCCATCGACGAGGACGTTCCCGAGTCGTCCGAACCCGAGCAGGTTGTCGGCGACGCGCCCGAGACCGTACGACGGCTGCTGCAACGGCTACCTGACAACTACCGCCGGATACTGGAACTGCGTTTTCTGCAGGCGGCTTCGGTACGGGAGGCCGCGAGCCACATGGGTGTCAGCGTCGCCAATGCCAAAGTGCTGCAGCACCGGGCCCTGCGTATGGCGGCACAGAACAGTGGGGAGGCGGCCCGGTGA
- a CDS encoding Rieske (2Fe-2S) protein — translation MSEKNLRRFVDRLLAGKATERARPDEFEAEQMKTAIDLRAARLGSDAPREEFLTDLHRRLSGDMADEPKQSAWTPGRRSVVIGGSVAAASAAAGLVVGRNLLAPNSPTTTKPPAQGELDPNHGTWQPVGSSDDLAEGSALAFDLGSVNGFVHRVDAKLEAVSGVCTHQGCKLWLDAPDNRLRCPCHSTSFSLEGATLTHQLPVAPPPLPKLAVRESNGVIEVFAPTKST, via the coding sequence GTGAGCGAGAAGAACCTACGCCGATTCGTCGACAGGCTGCTGGCCGGTAAAGCGACCGAACGCGCGCGGCCGGACGAATTCGAAGCCGAGCAGATGAAGACGGCGATCGATCTACGGGCTGCGCGGTTGGGCAGCGACGCCCCGCGCGAGGAGTTTCTGACCGACCTCCATCGCCGGTTGTCGGGCGACATGGCCGACGAGCCGAAACAGTCCGCATGGACGCCTGGCCGGCGGTCGGTGGTGATCGGCGGTTCGGTGGCCGCCGCCTCAGCCGCGGCCGGCCTCGTGGTCGGGCGCAACCTGCTGGCCCCCAACAGCCCGACGACCACCAAACCGCCCGCGCAGGGTGAACTCGATCCGAACCACGGGACATGGCAACCCGTCGGATCCAGCGACGACCTCGCCGAGGGCTCTGCGCTGGCCTTCGATCTCGGGTCGGTCAACGGCTTCGTGCACCGCGTCGACGCCAAACTCGAGGCGGTCTCCGGTGTGTGCACGCATCAGGGCTGCAAGCTGTGGCTAGATGCCCCGGATAATCGCCTGCGGTGCCCGTGCCACTCGACGTCGTTCTCACTTGAGGGCGCCACGCTCACCCATCAGCTGCCCGTCGCGCCGCCGCCGCTGCCCAAGCTTGCGGTGCGTGAAAGCAACGGTGTCATCGAGGTTTTCGCGCCGACGAAATCGACGTAG
- a CDS encoding metallophosphoesterase family protein: MRLLLIADTHVPKRARDLPARVWDEVAAADVVIHAGDWVEPALLDALEARAARLIACWGNNDGAELRDRLPERADVTLDGVRFTVTHETGASGGRDARMAKAYPDTDVLVFGHSHIPWDSCAKTGLRLLNPGSPTDRRRQEFCTYMTATVRDGTLCDVVLHRLERHA; the protein is encoded by the coding sequence GTGCGGCTTCTCCTCATCGCCGATACCCACGTGCCCAAGCGTGCCCGCGACCTTCCGGCACGGGTGTGGGACGAGGTCGCCGCGGCCGACGTGGTGATCCACGCCGGCGACTGGGTGGAACCGGCGTTGCTCGATGCCCTCGAGGCCCGCGCCGCGCGGCTCATCGCCTGTTGGGGCAACAACGACGGCGCCGAGTTGCGCGACCGGCTTCCCGAACGCGCGGACGTCACGCTCGACGGTGTGCGGTTCACCGTCACACACGAGACCGGAGCATCCGGCGGCCGCGATGCGCGGATGGCGAAGGCTTATCCCGACACCGATGTGCTGGTCTTCGGTCACAGCCACATCCCGTGGGATTCGTGCGCGAAAACCGGTCTGAGACTGCTGAATCCGGGCTCGCCGACGGACCGTCGGCGCCAGGAGTTCTGTACTTACATGACCGCCACCGTGCGCGACGGCACGCTCTGCGATGTCGTGCTGCATCGGCTGGAACGTCATGCGTGA
- a CDS encoding MmcQ/YjbR family DNA-binding protein encodes MRDRPARVADVHEIAAAMPHTTRIEGPKGNAIYQVGGKSFVFFRTPQPDAEDAETGERYADVIMIWVESEADKLALVQDPHSPFFTTDRFDGHLSVLVRASRLSSIGKAELTELIQDAWLSRASKRRGERWLAEQ; translated from the coding sequence ATGCGTGACCGGCCGGCACGCGTTGCCGACGTGCATGAGATCGCCGCGGCGATGCCGCATACAACGCGCATCGAGGGGCCCAAGGGCAACGCGATCTACCAGGTGGGTGGCAAGTCGTTCGTGTTCTTCCGCACGCCGCAGCCTGATGCCGAAGATGCCGAAACCGGTGAGCGATACGCCGACGTGATCATGATCTGGGTCGAGTCGGAAGCCGACAAGCTCGCTCTCGTCCAGGACCCGCACTCGCCGTTCTTCACCACCGACCGGTTCGACGGGCACCTGTCGGTGCTGGTGCGCGCCAGCCGGTTGTCGTCGATCGGCAAAGCCGAGCTCACGGAGCTGATCCAGGACGCCTGGCTGTCGAGGGCGTCGAAACGGCGCGGCGAACGCTGGTTGGCCGAACAATAG
- a CDS encoding SDR family oxidoreductase, which translates to MSGASAVNGKVVAITGGARGIGLATAKILHGLGAKVAIGDVDEATVKEAGADLDLGFYARLDVTDRQSFTTFLDDVERELGPVDVLVNNAGICPTGRFLDEPDEVTARTIAINATGVILGTKLAAQRMVKRGTGHIINIASLAGINGVPGIATYCATKHAVIGYTDTARMELRGTGVHASAVLPTLTNTSMIDGVASMPGMRNAQPEDIAAGILRLIEKPKPRLIVTRQASVMMAITSRLPQRLSEAVTRAMNADRIFADAVDKPERRDYEDRARHS; encoded by the coding sequence ATGTCGGGAGCATCCGCAGTCAACGGAAAAGTTGTCGCCATCACCGGAGGAGCGAGGGGCATCGGCCTTGCCACCGCGAAGATCCTGCATGGCCTCGGCGCCAAGGTGGCCATCGGGGATGTCGACGAAGCGACGGTCAAGGAGGCAGGCGCGGATCTCGACCTCGGTTTCTATGCCCGCCTGGACGTGACCGACCGGCAGTCCTTCACCACCTTTCTCGACGACGTCGAACGTGAACTGGGGCCCGTCGACGTCTTGGTGAACAACGCGGGCATCTGCCCCACCGGTCGCTTCCTGGACGAACCAGACGAGGTAACCGCGCGCACCATCGCGATCAACGCCACCGGCGTCATCCTCGGCACAAAGCTCGCGGCGCAGCGAATGGTCAAGCGCGGCACGGGTCACATCATCAACATCGCCTCGCTCGCCGGGATCAACGGGGTGCCCGGCATCGCGACCTACTGCGCGACCAAGCATGCCGTCATCGGATACACCGACACCGCGCGGATGGAGCTACGCGGCACCGGCGTACATGCCTCCGCGGTGCTGCCGACGCTGACCAACACCTCGATGATCGACGGGGTCGCCAGCATGCCGGGGATGCGTAACGCTCAACCCGAGGACATCGCGGCGGGCATCCTGCGTCTCATCGAAAAACCGAAGCCGCGCTTGATCGTGACGCGCCAGGCCTCGGTGATGATGGCGATCACGTCGCGGTTGCCCCAGCGCCTGAGCGAAGCGGTGACCCGCGCGATGAACGCCGACCGAATTTTCGCCGACGCCGTCGACAAACCCGAACGTCGGGACTACGAAGATCGCGCCCGCCACTCCTGA
- a CDS encoding alkyl/aryl-sulfatase, giving the protein MDQKPPTAVIESAHREHLGALPFGDTTDFEAADRGFIGALEPCVVKAADGRVVWDNDVYAFLNGDAPTTVHPSLWRQSQLCAKQGLYEVVDGIYQVRGLDLSNITFIEGDTGIIVIDPLISTETAAAALALYRAHRGDRPVVAVIYTHSHVDHFGGVLGVTTQADVDAGKVVIIAPELFTEHAVQENVYAGTAMARRAAYMYGAALDRGPQGQVGCGLGQVGSTGEVALIVPTLDIRETGETHTIDGVEIEFQMAPGTEAPAEMHFYFPKFRALCMAENATHNLHNLLTLRGALVRDPHGWAGYLTEAIDTFADRADVVFASHHWPTWGREEIVEFLSVQRDLYAYLHDQTLRQLNQGYTGIEIAETFKMPPALEKAWNTHGYYGSVSHNVKAVYQRYMGWFDGNPGRLWAHPPEAIGPRYVEAMGGLDQVVELARAAFNDGDFRWAATLLDHAIFTDENHAGARELYADTLEQLAYGAENAVWRNFFLAGATELREGNFGTPTTAASPSILGQLTPEQMFDTFAINLNGPKAWDLDIAVDITFLDVDTNYRLTLRNGVLVYRKVPADAATAQATVKLANKLRLLAFAAGDSDSPGLEVTGDAEALPSLIAVLDRPDPGFNIITP; this is encoded by the coding sequence ATGGATCAGAAGCCACCCACCGCCGTCATAGAGTCCGCCCACCGCGAGCACCTGGGCGCCCTTCCGTTCGGCGACACCACCGACTTCGAGGCCGCCGACCGCGGATTCATCGGCGCACTCGAGCCGTGCGTGGTCAAGGCTGCCGACGGAAGAGTGGTGTGGGACAACGACGTCTACGCATTCCTCAACGGGGACGCGCCGACGACCGTGCATCCCAGCCTGTGGCGGCAGAGTCAGCTGTGCGCCAAGCAGGGCCTCTACGAGGTGGTCGACGGCATCTATCAAGTGCGGGGCCTGGACCTGTCGAACATCACGTTCATCGAGGGCGACACCGGGATCATCGTCATCGACCCGCTGATCTCCACCGAGACCGCCGCGGCGGCGCTTGCGCTTTACCGCGCGCACCGCGGCGACCGTCCCGTGGTCGCGGTCATCTACACCCACAGCCACGTCGACCACTTCGGCGGCGTGCTCGGAGTCACGACCCAGGCCGACGTCGATGCAGGCAAGGTCGTGATCATCGCCCCCGAGCTTTTCACCGAACACGCCGTGCAGGAAAACGTCTATGCCGGAACGGCGATGGCGCGCCGCGCCGCATACATGTACGGGGCGGCCCTGGACCGGGGCCCGCAGGGACAGGTGGGCTGCGGACTGGGGCAGGTCGGATCCACCGGCGAGGTGGCGCTGATCGTTCCGACGCTCGATATTCGCGAGACCGGGGAGACGCACACCATCGACGGTGTCGAGATCGAGTTCCAGATGGCGCCCGGAACCGAGGCGCCCGCTGAAATGCATTTCTATTTCCCGAAGTTCCGCGCGCTGTGCATGGCCGAGAACGCCACCCACAACCTGCACAATCTGCTCACGCTGCGCGGTGCGCTGGTGCGTGACCCACACGGCTGGGCCGGTTATCTCACCGAGGCCATCGACACCTTCGCCGACCGCGCCGACGTCGTGTTCGCCTCGCATCACTGGCCGACGTGGGGCCGCGAGGAGATCGTCGAATTCCTTTCCGTACAAAGGGATCTATACGCCTATCTGCATGACCAGACGTTGCGACAGCTGAACCAGGGCTACACCGGAATCGAGATCGCCGAAACGTTCAAGATGCCGCCTGCCCTTGAAAAGGCGTGGAACACCCACGGCTACTACGGTTCGGTCAGCCACAACGTCAAGGCGGTCTACCAGAGGTACATGGGGTGGTTCGACGGCAACCCGGGTCGGTTGTGGGCGCATCCGCCGGAGGCGATCGGACCGCGTTATGTCGAGGCCATGGGCGGCCTCGATCAGGTGGTGGAACTCGCCAGGGCGGCCTTCAACGACGGCGATTTCCGCTGGGCCGCAACGCTACTCGATCATGCCATCTTCACCGACGAGAACCACGCGGGCGCGCGCGAACTGTACGCGGACACCTTGGAGCAGCTGGCGTACGGGGCTGAGAACGCCGTGTGGCGCAACTTCTTCCTGGCCGGCGCGACCGAGCTGCGGGAAGGGAATTTCGGCACTCCGACGACGGCGGCGTCGCCGTCGATCTTGGGCCAGCTCACGCCCGAGCAGATGTTCGACACGTTCGCCATCAACCTGAACGGGCCGAAGGCATGGGATCTCGACATCGCCGTCGACATCACCTTCCTCGACGTCGACACCAACTACCGCCTCACGCTCCGCAATGGAGTGCTGGTGTACCGCAAGGTGCCCGCCGATGCGGCGACCGCGCAGGCAACCGTGAAGCTGGCGAACAAGTTGCGGCTGTTGGCATTTGCAGCGGGCGACTCGGATTCGCCTGGACTGGAGGTCACCGGTGACGCCGAGGCGTTGCCGTCGCTGATCGCGGTTTTGGACCGGCCGGACCCCGGATTCAACATCATCACGCCGTAG
- a CDS encoding group I truncated hemoglobin gives MPTVFAQVGGYEGLEVVVADFYDRVLTDAELAHFFTGTNMARLKGKQVEFFAAALGGPEPYTGAPMRQVHQGRGITMHHFTLVANHLAASLSAAGVPGATVDQILGAIAPLSADIATAVA, from the coding sequence ATGCCAACCGTTTTCGCTCAGGTCGGTGGGTACGAGGGGCTGGAGGTCGTCGTCGCCGACTTCTATGATCGGGTACTCACCGACGCTGAACTCGCCCACTTCTTCACCGGCACGAACATGGCCAGACTCAAAGGGAAACAGGTCGAGTTCTTCGCCGCGGCGCTCGGCGGCCCCGAGCCCTACACCGGCGCGCCGATGCGGCAGGTACATCAGGGCCGGGGAATCACCATGCACCACTTCACCTTGGTGGCCAACCACCTGGCGGCCAGCCTGTCCGCTGCGGGAGTTCCGGGTGCGACCGTCGATCAGATCCTCGGAGCCATTGCTCCGCTGAGCGCCGACATCGCGACGGCGGTCGCGTAG